From the genome of Liolophura sinensis isolate JHLJ2023 chromosome 5, CUHK_Ljap_v2, whole genome shotgun sequence:
aacaggGTGGAGATAACATATGTAAGAGACAGAggataacacacacaacagagtggatataacatacatgcatttcagAGACAGAGGATAACACCCACAACAGAGTGacgataacatacatgtatttcaagacaggataacacacacaacagagtggatataacatacatgtatttcagagaCAGAGGATAACATACACAACAGAGTggagataacatacatgtatgtcagagacagaggaaaaacacacacaacagagtgacgataacatacatgtatttcaagacaggataacacacacaacagagtcgagattacatacatgtatttcagagaCCGAggataacacacacaacagagtggagataacatacatgtacataagagaCAGAGGATAACACCCACAACAGAGTGacgataacatacatgtatttcaagacaggataacacacacaacagagtggagatgacatacatgtatttcagagacagaggaaaacacacacaacagagtgacgataacatacatgtacataagagaCAGAggataacacacacaacagagtgacgataacatacatgtatttcaagacAGGATAACACACGCAACAGAGTggagataacatacatgtatttcagagaCAGAggataacacacacaacagagtgacgataacatacatgtacataagacagaggataacacacacaacagagtggatataacatacatgtatttcagagaCAGAGGATAACATACACAACAGAGTggagataacatacatgtatgtcagagacagaggaaaacacacacaacagagtggatataacatacatgtatttcagagaCAGAggataacacacacaacagagtgacgataacatacatgtacataagacagaggataacacacacaacagagtggagataacatacatgtatttcagagaCAGAggataacacacacaacagagtgacgataacatacatgtacataagacagaggataacacacacaacagagtggatataacatacatgtatttcagagaCAGAGGATAACATACACAACAGAGTggagataacatacatgtatgtcagagacagaggaaaacacacacatcaaGAGACAGAggataacacacacaacagagtgGATATAACATATGTAAGAGACAGAggataacacacacaacagagtggagataacatacatgtatttcagagaCCGaggaaaacacacacatcaaGAGACAGAggataacacacacaacagagtgGATATAACATATGTAAGAGACAGAggataacacacacaacagagtggagataacatacatgtatttcagagaCCGaggaaaacacacacatcaaGGGACAGAggataacacacacaacagagtgGATATAACATATGTAAGAGACAGAGGATAACAAACACAACAGAGTggagataacatacatgtacataagagaCAGAggataacacacacaacagagtgacgataacatacatgtatttcaagacaggataacacacacaacagagtggagatgacatacatgtatttcagagaCAGAggataacacacacaacagagtgacaggataacatacatgtacataagagaCAGAggataacacacacaacagagtgacgataacatacatgtatttcaagacAGGATAACACACGCAACAGAGTGgagatgacatacatgtatttcagagaCAGAGGATAACACCCACAACAGAGTGacgataacatacatgtacataagagaCAGAGGATAACACACACATCAGAGTGGAGATAACATATGTAAGATACAGaggaaaacacacacatcagagTGGAGATAACATATGTAAGAGGCAGAGGgtaacacacacaacagagtggatataacatacatgtacataagagaCAGAGGATAACACACACATCAGAGTGgagattatatacatgtacataagagaCAGAGGGTAATACACACAACATTCTGTGGACAGTCCAACGGACTTGGTTAACACACATGGCAGAGCGTGTAACTGCAGAAAACAGCGTAACAAAAAACTATGTATTACCATTCTGATCTCTGTCGGTGGCCTTCTGTCTACAAATATTGTGTTAACCTCGGTAATGTTAATCCTTGCCTAGCAATGCGGACGGGAACGAAGCCAGAAGAAAAAGCATGCCAAACACACGATATCCCACCGACCAACCtccccagcccccccccccactccctcaCCCCAGCCGCAGTGCACTGGAAAAGCCAAAAGGGAGGTGTGCCTACCCTAAGACACGTGTATTGCTATTTAATGACCTGTAAAACAGAAAGTGCTGTCAGCCTAGTGATGCTGCATAGGAATTTAatcatatttcaatcaaaatatttgttcGGTTACAAAATTTTAACCTTACCGTGcctttttctttcttgaatCAGAGGCCGTCATGTGCAATTCTTCTTATCCCCGGAAGGTCGAGAAGGCTAAGTACTGTATGACACTGAATAGCCTCCCTGTTTTTAAGCCTCATTCTGTATTTTGTACCCAGGCTTGATACCGGAACACTAAAGTGCCGCGACACCTGTTGGTTGAGCTGAATTTGATTACAGTAAAAATCGATATCTTGCCAAACCTTCCATCAAAATCTTCCTTCTCCTGGCAATATCTTCcacaattttttaaatttcacaagCAAAATCCTGACATTTTTAAAGTTTGCATCCCTAGGTAGATTACGCCATAATaatctttttaaaatgaaaatattcttcaaaaaaaaaagcggGCACGACGAAAAGGGATATATAGTGTGGATCTATAATTAAATTCTCTGTCTTTCTCTCTCGTATTTTTGACACACAAACATTACCAAAACTTGATGTGAGATCCACAGTGATATTAATTTGTGAGCAAGGAAATGAGCTTTTAATCTACATTCCCCAGAAGCTTTGTACAGTCTATTGCTGTCGGTAGAACTCGCAAGGTCAATTATCGATCCAGTTAAGCACCGGTAGCTGGACgtttgttacctcccctgttcacTTGGAGTACAGTACAGTTTAGCGCAATTGCTCTGCGGCTGCTGCTTACACGACCGCATTGATTTCCCTTACTATTTACGTAAGAATATATATCCCCAAATTTGGGTGCGGTACCATGCCAAACCACCAAATGCATCCTGCGCTTTACTGTacaatatatcacaaaaacaaCATAGCATGACGAGCATTTTTAGCCATTTTTCATagaagtgatgtcatagcattttgtcacCATAGTAACCTGCAAGGGGTGTGTATGTAATCCTCGGccaaaagttttcatttctacTCAAACAAAAttctttcatattttaactAAGTGCAAAACAGAGTGAGCAGAAATGTATTGTGTATCAACAGCCTATAATGTCTTCGATTCGGCGATTTTACAattcggaggcaaatcttaATTGCGCATCTGTAAGTTACGTTTCAGTCAGTGGCTGTGATGTTCTCCTGTAAGAGGGCATAAATACAAAGTGCTGAGCGAAGCATTACAATAGTGTTATACCTTTGCTATTACAATAGTTTTACACCTGTGCTTGAAGAGCGCGGCTCGCTTTTGTATGGAGGGGAACAGCTCGCTAGAAATTCTCCGTTTCTTGCTTTGTAAATGCTCGAcagccttttttgttttttgtttttcggGAAGAAACATCACGTCAAGATAAGAACGGATTCTGGTTCTGGTAATGAGGATATCGATAAATCTACGATGGTCAATCTAATAAGGGATACGTCTATAAATAGCTCATCTGTTTACAAAAAGATAGATTTATCAGTAGTCAGTGATGAAATGGCATGGGTAGTAATAGTGGTAATGGGAACTTGACCCTATCTTATAATTGGGTCAAGCGTCTGCACGATTATCGATAAATAATCGGTGACATGCGCAGAGCGATTCCACAGGTTGAGCACAACTAAGTCTAGCTTAACGGTGACCGTCCGCGAAATGAACTTTTGAAAACACAACAGCGCAACATGAATGAAACATGGCGTACTTTCGGTGAAAGCTCAATGCTGTCAAAAATAGGACGTGGCGTCCAATGGAACATATGACGAACAACACACAGAGGTTCAAATCGCAGACAGATCACATCGTTTTCTACCTGACGATGGTGTTACCATTCTGAAAGCGCCTAACGATGCTGTTGCCATTCTGAAAGCGCCTGACGATGGCGTTATGGTGTCAGAAGACGATGACAATGGTACGATACTGGGAACGcctgatgatgatgacgatgatgataatgatgttGATACGATACTGGATAGGCCTGACGATGCTGAGGTCCAATGCTGAGAACAACGCTGTTGGGGACACCTGAAAATTGTGTTACGGTTTTGGGAACGCCTGACGATGACAATACGATGCTGGGAAACGCCCGACTATGATGGTACGATATTGAAAATGCCAGATCATGGTGTTACGATTTTGGATACTGTTACGAGGCTGGGAACTGAACCATTGTGACAGGCCGAAAAAAATGAGACGTATTGGTCATATAGCCAAGAAGCCATGTAACGGTCATACAGTAGAAGCCATTGTGACAAGCGGAGAAGTAATAACACGACGTAGCAGTCCAGGTACCTTACCATAATAGCAAGGCAAAGGATAAAATGTAACGCGCTGAAAGTCTGGATTGTTTCCCGatcagtatatacataaaacGAAATTATAGGATGGCCTTCATTTAAGTATTGTCCTGTCCGttcctacgtgggaaggtctcccagaaAACTGCGGATAGTCgcgtgtttcccccgggctctgtccggcatcctcccacaataatgctggccgctgtcgtataagtggaacattcttgaatacggcataaaataccaatcgaaTAAAATACATCATCTAAGTGTTGTTAGTTGAATGGAAATATCGGAATTGACTGAGCCAAACAAATCTTGTGTACATCACAATGAAATGGATTTATACGTTCATAACAATATAACAGACTGCTGTGGAGATTGAACAGAGCTCAAGCGTGAAGATGCAAACACTTTTGTTAGAGAGTAATATTGCAGACTTAGGGTAACTCTCTCTTACTATGTCTATATTCCTGCACGCCAAACAGTTCAGAGTTTATCTGCTCGGGACATTTAAATGTTGATAGACACACTTGTGATTAGTTGTTTCCATTTGGAGACAATTTGCTAAATGCCGCTAATGGATTTGGCGAGGAGACAATTCACTCGTGTGGCATCAACTGTTGACCAAAGGTACCAATGCGGTGAAGATTAAACATAGGTTGCACTAGAAACCGTAGTAAATTTACTCCCCTTTTAATCCCAAACATAGAGTGAAAATCGTCATCTGAGCTGCACCAAGGTGCACATGCCACATCCACGTTTAGCTTCTCCCTGAGGAAGTGTTACTTACAGTCGTCCGCACAGGTTATCTACCATACATGTCTCTTTTCTTTCACGTCTATAATGGCCGGATACTTGGATAAATCTCCTACTTCGTCTGTCTGTGTTGCTGTTGCCTTGTATTTCGTCTTTCCTCTTGTGGAAGGTGCGGTCTGTAAAACAAGAGGTGAGcttcaaacaaattttaagttaattttatttcatttcatctgTACCTgttcgaagtcgggagatcacGGTATTAAACTCGGggcgggtcataccaaagactttaaacatgcTACTTGCTGCTGTTtcgcttagcgctcagcactgagaggttagagcaaggaaacatgattagttggcccggtgtcagcataatgggTGCGATGGCATGCCTGGTgctttcggcatgatacttcagtgacagcaaCATTTGTGCCGCATGGACTCGCCTGCCACAAAaaagacacaacatatgtacacacacctaataatttcgtcatcatatgataAACTGCTATGTAAGGCGTTAAACTCCAGGCATACATGCATTCAtatatacccatgtatatgagatcaaatcagaaaacacaaactgaagTTGCGCACGCTGGCTTTGTACTGTTTCATCCATTGACGGTGGTAGTCATTTGCTACTTGAATGTCAactagtaggcctatagtgcCCCAATACTGAGGAATTAAAATGGAAGAACGAGATATTTCTTGTCTCCAGTGAAACTACATagatataaactatatatacaaggcgatatatatatatatatatatatatatatatatatatatatatatatatatatatatatatatatatatatatatatatatatatatgtatatatatatatatatatatatatatatatatatatatatatatatatatatacacacatctggTCTGTCTTGTGCAGAGTGTCACTATGTACATCTGACCTGTATTGTTTACAGTGTCACTATATACATCTGGACTGTCTTGTGCAGAATGTCTCTATATACATCTGACCTATATTGTTTACAGTGTCACTATATACATCTGGACTGTCTTGTGCAGAGTGTCTCTATATACATCTGACCTGTATTGTTTACAATGTCACTACATACATCTGGACTATCTTGTGCAGAGTGTCTCTATATACATCTGACCTGTATTGTTTACAGTGTCACTATATACATCTGGACTGTCTTGTGCAGAGTGTCACTATGTACATCTGACCTGTATTGTTTACAGTGTCACTATATACACCTGGACTGTCTTGTGAAGAGTATCACTATATATATCTGGTTTGTCTTGTCTAGTTTTTGTGAGTTCCTCATCTAATCTAATTTTTCTAGCAGATTATTGATCACACACCACCAAATACGTACAGTTTACCAAGATAATCGAGCTTAGTAAGCTATTATTTCCTAACAGTCTTTAAActtgcattgttttcagatGTAGAAGTTTCTGTCACGGCTGAAGGGTGTTTCCCACAGACTGTTCAAACCCAAACGCTCCTCTGTACAAACGCAAGAGGCAACAACTGTGTGACTAACTACACCACggtaaaataattaatttctgGGCCAGTCGAGATGTGATATGCATTCTCAGTATCTGAACTAAATGCAATATACATGAAATTTATATCTTTGCATACTCTTCTTTCATAACAACAATTGGTTTTCATAGTGTAAATCTATGACAAACTTATGGGTATCCTATGACTTCTTTGTGGCATCAGCCAAACTTAGTCCACACATACCAAAATCGTGAAAAGACAATGAAGACAATTTTAAAAGTGTACATAACCTTTAAATAAAGTACAGTGCGAATTTTCTGAAAGGTCATTCCATGCAGATTCTAAATATGGATTTTCAGCTGttgctttcttcattttttttttgtttgtttcttattttttttctctttgtgttcgttttagtgtttttttttttcaattttttccaaATGCAAAATATATTGAAAGTGTATAAGCTGACTTTGTGATTTCAGCTTATTCAGAATGGCCCAAACTATCTACTGCCCAATCtctttatttcagttatttcaCTATAGAAATGTCATCATTGCTTCTTTAAGAGCGACAAGTTTTGGTACCGGtactgtgtttgtttttgtcgcACTGTGTGTATTCTCTGTGTGATCGTCGTACTGTGTGTATCCTCTGTGTGATCGTCATACTGTGTGTATTTCCTGTGTGATCGTTATATTCTGTGTATTCCCTGTGTGATCGTCAAACTCTGTGTATCCTCTGTATGATCGTCGTACTGTGTGTGTCCTCTGTGTGATCGTCAAACTCTGTGTATCCTCTGTGTGATCGTCGTACTGTGTGTATTTCCTGTGTGATCGTTATATTCTGTGTATTCCCTGTGTGATCGTCAAACTCTGTGTACCCTCTGTATGATCGTCGTACTGTGTGTGTCCTCTGTGTGATCGTCATACtgtgtgtattttctgtgtgaTCGTTACACTCTGTGTATTCCCTGTGTGGTCGTCAAACTCTGTGTGTCCTCTGTGTGATCGTCGTACTGTGTGTATCCTCCGTGTGATCGTCATACTGTGTGTATTTCCTGTGTGATCGTTATACTCTGTGTATCCTCTGTGTGATCGTCGTACTGTGTGTGTCCTCTGTGTGATCGTCGTACGAtgtgtattttctgtgtgaTCGTTGTACTGTGTGTATTCTGTGTGTGATCGTCGTACtatatgtattttctgtgtGATCGTTGTACTGTGTGTATTCTGTGTGTGATCTTCGCACTGTGTGTATTCTCTGTGTGATCGTCGTACTGTGTGTGTTCTCTCTGTGATCGTCCTACTGTACGCATTCTCTGTGTGATTGTCGCACTGTAGGTATATTCTGTGTGATCGTCGCAGTGTGTATCATCCGTGTGATCGTCGCACAGTATGTGTTCTCTGTGTGATTGTAGTTGTGTGAACGCGTATGAATGTGTTTGTTAAGTGTGAACATTATACTGTGTGTTCACACATTGTGATTGTAGAActgtgattttgattggtgtaagcGTTTTACTGTGTGTACGCACTTTGTGATTGTAGAACTGTGTATTGTTAGCCTATCTTTATGCAATCGTGACATACTGCCAGTATTCTCTTTACGCTTTGTTTTGCCATTGTGCCTTGTTTCTGAAATTCCTTGAAAATTATCGGACTATTTTACAGATCAGCAAAGTTCTTCAGTGCCATGACGGATACCAAAAGCATAACTCGACGGTACTGAGTTATATGGCCACCCCGTCCAACTTTACAGAAGAATGCAGTCTGTAGGTAGCTTAGCTATGTTAACTAGTAACCTTTATTAGAGTTGTTACCGGGAAGCTAGTGACCAATTGCTTGGTCAGTCctttaaaaacacattaaacctGAGTGATTTAATCGTGAACGAATTCCATGGCCGTCTTAAACCATTTGCTAAATCAGTTCAGAGAATGTGTTTAGCTTTCAGTTATATAGCAACACAGCCTTAGGGATATGCAAAAAACACTCCCGTCAGCTATCGAACTCTATTGCGGTAGCTTGGTTATTATCGAATACATCGTAATGCAAAATAATAAGgcaaatatatatgaaaacatcaGAAACGAAATGGTGCATGAATTTTACCCTACATTTAAAATTCAGTGATTTTATGAATCCAAGTGATCCAACCTGGTAACCTTTCTAATCATGCGTCAGTGACAAAAGTGTACTTTGGTGGAAAATATGTGTTTAGTTTGCATGCTGTTTTACAGACCACAGTTATACCACATCCTGGTTTTGGATGTAGTTTAAACTTTTCAGCATTTAATTTCTAGgacttttttatttctttgtctgCATGTTTCTTACCTTTGGTTAGTAACATTTTGTATGGTAAGCTTTGAGGCTTACTGCCATGGGTGCTGTCCTGGATGTTAGATGAAACTCCAGCGGATGCTCCCACTTGGAAACGCGTCGCTGTTGTCAAGCTCGGACCTTCAAACCCCTCTTGTGTTTGGGAGGAGCTAGATGAAAAGAATTCACCCATCATACTCGTTCGGAATGATCACCAGTTTAATGTCTCACTGACCAGTCAACTAAAGGCTATGAAGGCTTGCAGATTTTAGGGGCTGCTCAGTAGCACTGAACGTTAACATATCAGTAAAGGCCCCACCTACACTTACGATTAGTTAAGGAAACGTGAGACCGGAAAACCACTGGTATTTCTCGTGCGGAGTTTGGCGAGTTCTGATGAATCTGAAGACATCGTCAGTGAACGTGAAATCACAAGTACGACTTGGGTTCAAATGCTATCGTTGTTTATCGTACATCAATTCTACCTAATCTCAATGGGTCAGAGGATcgttttaaaatttgacagcCAACAACTCTAAAGTTTAAAAGGCTAAACTCAGAGCAGGAAAGAATTCAAATTTTGGCAACAATGAAACGTTATTCTGCAGTAGAgaatttgtgtacaaattttaaactacGTAGGGTAAAACATCATCACTGTAGCTGTTACTGAATATATGATTGAAGTGTTAGACGTTTGATGAGCAGGTTGTGGCAAGATTGCCTACATATCCACACAAATGGATTGCAATAGCAAGTACTGGCTAtcaatacaggtatatactaAAATGCAATAACAATTCGACCACTCACAACGAAAGGAAATGTTGGTTTGCCCCTAAAAGAAATCCAGCATACTCTCTAACTTTACAGGCAGCTGAGGCGAATCCATTGTTTCTGGAGGTATGTCAGGAAGGTAACTTGAGTTTAATGGTTCCCATATAATCTCTTCTGTGCTGACGATTTCCTGATGCAGTGATGTAAGTAAATTAAACTGAAACATAGCGCAAATCTCCGATCAAATATATTGAGTATCTGTAGTGCATGAACTCGACAATCCCAGAGCAACCACAACGCATTAGCTGCAATTTATCTTTTGCCTTTCAGGATATCAGAGAAGCGTGCATATTCTACAAGAACATCAGCGGGGCTAAAAGCATACAAATACCTGCAGCCGACCATAGTATTGGCAGGACTAGCTGGGAACATATTGTCTTTTCTGGTGATGTCGTCCAAATACATGAGACAGTTTCCCTTCTCCGTCTACTTGAAGGCCTTAGCGGTGCTGGACAGCCTCGTTCTACTTCACTACGGGATGACCTGCGCGGACATTATCAAATACGAGGATCCACCGTTCGCTTTTCGGATAAAGGGATACATCGCCTGTATGATTTACCCTTACTTAGTGCGAGTAGCTCAGCTATCGTCTGCCTGGTGTGTCGTCATTTTCACAGTGGATAGAGCTGTCGCCATCTGTGACCCGTTCTTCGCTTGTCAAAATGTCACCATCTCCCGCGCGCGAActgctgttgctgttgttgtatttgtCCTAATGTTATCTCAGCTCTATCATCTCATCCTCTTGAACCTTGACACCGACTACTGTCATGAACCCTTCTCCTTTCCTATAACAGCCTCCGAATTCGGAGCAATGGAGGTGTTAGTTCTCATCTCACGCATCGCTCTCTTGCTTCTCGTGCCATTTCTCACCGTTCTCTGCTGCAACTTGAAGGTTATTTTTGCCGTGAAACGAAGCAGTAAAATTGCGGGTCTAAATCTACAGTCGTCAATAGCTTCACCAAAGTCCCATAACCACTCGCGCAGAAGCGACGCCGAGAGAAAGATGTCCATAAAACTGTTCTCGATCTCTATCACTTACCTGTTGTTGTCCCTGCCAAACGCTGTAGTTATACTGATGGATTTAAGAGCTATTACTCTTGGGGATGACCAATGGTATTCACAGAACAAAAACATCCGGTTCATTGCAAACATGATTTATAGTCTTAACTTTGCTATCAACTACCTGTTATATGGTTTCGCCTTCAGGAAACAGGCTGTGCTGTGTATGAACTTCAAGAAGACGTCACCGTTGACCAAGTCTATGTCACAAAGGCAGTTGCCTTCGTCTAAGAAAGATAGCCAAAAAACTACAGAAGCTTTCGATTACTGACCTAAGCCTGGCCTGACAACAGACGAAATTATAAGCCAACCAATAAAACATGTTTGGGTAGAAGTAGTTTATATGATGTATTTAGAATCAAAAGGTGACAATACAAGAAGAAATCATAATCTTCAGGGAGGCGAATTATAACATATGCCTAGCATGCCTCTAGTTCTTTTTTAAACCTTTCTTCATTTAGGACTAATTACTATTAAATATATGAACTGATCAGATATATGACATAAATAAGTAGACGTATAACACAGAAGGTTGATGGCGTTACAAAGCCCACCTTAGATTTCAGACATTCGAATACATTTAACTCCGTTTAAAAACAGTCGAAGGGGGAAAGTAAATAAAGGCATTTTTTGACACAAAGCTTTCAGAGATATGTCTGAGCACTTTTACTATAATTTATGGTGTTAGCCGATACTGATATTATCAAAAGTAGATACTCATCTGTAATGCCAATGGCCATCTTATTATGCATGGGAATAACATTACACGTTACACCATATTAGTTGATGCATGCACCTACCATTTCATTTTATAATCCATCCGTCACGTTTCTTTATAACCTGTGtgtgatgtatatatatgtcaaaGAATAACACAAATCCAGTGGTCAATTTGTGTCCAATCATGCAGCCAGTCAATTCAGATGTTCtaaattattttatgtaaaattgttaaaagcATGATGAAGACAGCTGATAGTGTACCTATCCGTACCTATGTGCGGGTCAGTACAAATGATCACAGTAGCACAGGGATTTAACATTTGTGACATtctgtttgtaatttttgtgtatatgtggtaGTACTGAGTGATGAACTTCTGTATGCAGTTAAATATCCGATTTTGCACAATAGATCCCAACAATACACTCAACTTGATCGTAAATCACCATAAGAGACTTGAAAAAAGAACTGCAAGCTTTTTAGACGTACCGTTCGCGGCCATATTGCGTACGCCAACTAGAATGTGGACGTGAAACCGTGAAACGTGGCCAGGAGGTTCTACACGGCGAAGGACGGCAAATCGTTTGGTTTCCCGCCTGCTTGTCGTAGCACACCGTATAGCGTGATCcttgtaatttatttaatgttCAGATAAGCTAAAACGGATGAACTTGTACATATGCGCAAACTTTGGTGCCACACCCGGCAAACTTGGATGTAAGCATTACAGTGCTAGAAAATTTACAGACATATATCGCTACATATACTGTGCGAATCTGGTATTACATTAagactatttaaaaaaaagtcgaGATATTTTTGATTAATATTACATAGATTTATAAGTATAttaaaagtgtaaaatttttgaaagcGTTGTAACCTTGTTTGGTAAGTAATGAGAATTTTAACGAATTATGCCTCTAAttagttatttacttattcatttcc
Proteins encoded in this window:
- the LOC135465926 gene encoding thyrotropin-releasing hormone receptor-like, whose protein sequence is MSSKYMRQFPFSVYLKALAVLDSLVLLHYGMTCADIIKYEDPPFAFRIKGYIACMIYPYLVRVAQLSSAWCVVIFTVDRAVAICDPFFACQNVTISRARTAVAVVVFVLMLSQLYHLILLNLDTDYCHEPFSFPITASEFGAMEVLVLISRIALLLLVPFLTVLCCNLKVIFAVKRSSKIAGLNLQSSIASPKSHNHSRRSDAERKMSIKLFSISITYLLLSLPNAVVILMDLRAITLGDDQWYSQNKNIRFIANMIYSLNFAINYLLYGFAFRKQAVLCMNFKKTSPLTKSMSQRQLPSSKKDSQKTTEAFDY